Part of the Streptomyces sp. NBC_01264 genome, TTGGCCCCGGCCACCTCCGCCGGGTCCGCCGTCACGGCGGCCGCGTAGACCGCCGTACGGGCCACCTCCGCGCGCACCAGCATCTGCGCGCACAGGTGCTTGACCGCCTGGAACGCCCCGATCGGCTGCCCGAACTGCTCGCGCTCCTTGGCGTACCGCACCGCCAGCTCCACCGTGCGCAGCGCGCTGCCGAGCTGCAGGGCCGCCGTCAGCAGCGCCCCCTCGTCCCGGTACGTCCCGGCCGCCACCGGCCGCCCCGGTACGGAGACCCGTGCCAGCGGGGTCAGCGGGTCCGCGGAGCGCACCGGCTCCCCCGAGTAGACCTCGACCGGTTCCCCGTCCGCGCCGAGCACCGCGTCGGCCTCCCCTAGGTGGGCCACCAGCGGGCCCTCCAGGTCGAAGGCCGTCACCACCGCCTCGCCCTCGGCGGCTCCCGCGACCAGCCCGGCGGCCAGGTGGGTGGCGACCAGCGGGCCCGGCAGCAGGGCCCGGCCGGCCTCTTCGAAGACGAGGACGGCCTCCGGCAGCCCCAGCCCGACCCCGCCCTCGTCCTCCGGGAGCCGCAGCGCGAAGAACCCGGCCTCGCCGAGCTCCCGCCACAGGACCCGGTCCACGGCCCGGCCCGTGGTGGCCGCCCCGTCCACCGAGGCGCGCAGCGCCTCGCGGTCGTAGCGGCCCTCCAGGAGGTCCCGTACGCCTGCCCGCAGGTCCCGCTGGTCCTGCGTCGGCTGGAAGTCCACGGAACGCTCACCTGCCCTTCGGAAGGCCGAGGATGCGCTCGGCCACGATGTTCTGCTGGATCTGCGAGGTGCCCGCCGCGATCGTGTAAGAGAGCGAGGACAGCCGGTCCAGGGTCCACTCCTCCTCCAGCGAGAGGGACTGGGCCCCCAGCACCTCGGCGGCCGTGTCGTACAGCTCCTGGCGCGCGTGCGAGTAAGCCAGCTTGAAGACGCTGCCGCCGATGCCGGGGACGCCGCCGGAGCGCTCGGACTCGCTGACGTTCCACTGGGTGAGCCGCCACAGGGCGCCGAACTCCCCGTACAGCCGGCCCAGCCGGCGCCGCAGCACCGGGTCGTCCCAGCGGCCGTTGGCCTTCGCGGCGCGCGCCAGCTCGCCGAGCGTGCGCCGGCAGGCGACGACCTCGCCGACGAAGGCGGTGCCGCGCTCGAAGGACAGGGTCACCATGGTGACCCGCCAGCCGTCGTTCTCGGCGCCGACCCGGTTGGCGACCGGGACCCGTACCTCGTCGAGGAACATCTCCGCGAACTCGGTGGACCCGGCCAGGGTGCGCAGCGGCCGGATCGTCACCCCCGGCGCGTCCATCGGCATGGCCAGCCAGGAGATCCCCCGGTGCTTGGGGGTCTCGGCGCTGATGGGATCGGTCCTGACCAGCAGCTCGCACCAGTCGGAGACCTCCGCGTGTGAGGTCCATATCTTCGAGCCGGTGATCACGTACTCGTCGCCGTCGCGGACCGCGCGGGTGCGCAGCGAGGCCAGGTCGGAGCCCGCGTCCGGCTCGCTGAAGCCCTGGCACCACATCTCGTCGCCGCGCAGCACGGGCGGCAGCCAGCGCGCCCGCTGCTCCGCGGTGCCCTCGGCGGCGATGGTCGGGCCGGCGTGCAGCAGCCCGACGAAGTTCGCTCCGACGTACGGGGCTCCCGCGCGCTCGGTCTCCTCCAGGTAGATCAGGTGCTGGGTGGGGGTGGCCCCGCGGCCGCCCGCGTCCACCGGCCAGTGCAGTCCGGCGTACCCGGCGTCGTACAGCCGGCGCTGCCAGCCCGCGTCGTAGGCGCGGCGGCCCGGCCAGTCGTCGGGCGAGGGCTTGGGCGGCAGGTCCGGGAGCACGTACGCGAGCCAGGCCCGCAGCCGGGCCCGGAACTCGCGTTCCTCCTCGGTATAGGTGAGGTCCACTGCGCCTACCGCCCCGTCCGCCGGTCCTTGTCGAAGTCAAGTCCGAGCATACGGATGGCATTTCCACGCATGAGCTTGTATACGGTTTCTTCGTCGAGGCCCTTGACGTGGTCGAGGGCGACCTCCTTGGTGTGCGGGAAGGTCGAGTCCACGTGCGGGTAGTCGGTCTCGAAGGTGGCGTTGTCGCGGCCGACGACGTCCAGCGAGGCGATCCCGTGCTTGTCGCGGAAGAAGCAGCAGAACATCTGCCGGTAGTAGTACGTGGACGGCGGCTCGGGGATCAGGTCCTTGACCCCGCCCCAGGCGCGGTGCTCCTGCCACACGTCGTCGGCGCGCTCCAGGGCGTACGGGATCCAGCCCATCTGGCCTTCGCTGTACGCCAGTTTCAGCGTCGGGAACTTCACGAGCACCCCGCTGAACAGGAAGTCCATCATCGAGGCCATGGCGTTGTTGAAGCTGAGCGCGGCCTGCACGGCGGGCGGGGCGTCGGGGGAGGCGGCGGGCATCTGGGAGCTGGAGCCGATGTGCATGTTGATGACGGTGCCGGTCTCCTGGCAGACGGCGAAGAAGGGGTCCCAGTAGCCGGAGTGGATGGACGGCAGGCCGAGGTAGGTGGGGATCTCGGAGAAGGTCACCGCCCGCACCCCGCGCGCGGCGTTGCGGCGGATCTCGGCGACGGCCAGGTCGATGTCCCAGAGCGGGATGATGCAGAGCGGGATGAGCCGGCCGCCGCTGTCCCCGCACCACTCCTCGACCATCCAGTCGTTGTACGCGCGCACGCAGGCCAGGGCGACCTCCTTGTCCTTGGCCTCGGCGAAGGTCTGCCCGCAGAAGCGCGGGAAGGTCGGGAAGCACAGGGAGGCCTCGACGTGGTTGAGGTCCATGTCGAGCAGGCGTGCCTTGGGGTCCCAGCAGCCGCGCCGCATCTCCTCGCGGGTGATGCCCTCCAGGGTCATCTCGTCCCGGTCGAAGCCGACGGCGGCGATGTTGCGCTTGTACGGGAACTTCAGGTCCTCGTAGATCCACCAGTCAGTGGGCGGGCCGTCGGGGTCCATGGTGATCACGTACTTGCCGCCGGTGTAGGCGAGCTCGCCGATGCCGGCGGTGAGCGCCTTGGGTCCGCGGTCGCGGTACTTGGCGGGTAGCCACACGTCGAAGAGGTGGGCCGGTTCGATGACGTGGTCGTCGACGCTGATGATCCGAGGCAGTTCCATGGTGTCCCCTCGCTGATCTGATGGCGAATCTGATGGTGCGTCAGAAATCTGGAACCAAGCTAGCTCCCCACCCCTGGACCGACAAGCGTCCGCGCCCTACGCTCTGCCCTTGATCTGACTATCCGTCAGGTCGTGTCGGCCAGGGGAGGTCGGTCCGGGATGACGGACAGCACCGCAGTCGAACTCAGCCGGTCCCGCACGCTCTGGGACCTGATCACCCGCCGGGCCGCCATGACCCCGGACGCCCCCGTCCTCATCGAGGCCGCGGAGGGCTCCTCAGCCGACGCCGCCGCCGACCGCCGGCTGACCTTCGGGGAGCTGCGGGACCGCTCCGAGCAGGTCGCGGCCGGCCTGTACGACATGGGCGTGCGCCCCGGCACGGTGGTCGCCTGGCAGCTCCCCACCCGCATCGAGACCGTGCTGCTCTCGGTCGCCCTCGCCCGCATCGGCGCCGTCCAGACCCCCGTGATCCCCTTCTACCGGGACCGCGAGGTCGGCTTCGCGCTGCGCGAGTCGAAGGCCGAGTTCTTCGCCGTCCCCGGCGTCTGGCGCGGCTTCGACCACACCGCGATGGCGCACCGCCTCGGCGCCCATGGCGTCTTCGAGGCCTACGACTCCCTGCCCACGGGCGACCCGGCGGTGCTCCCCCCGCCCCCCGCCGAGGGCGTCTCGGTCCGGTGGATCTACTGGACCTCGGGCACCACCTCGGACCCCAAGGGCGTCCTGCACACGGACCGCTCGCTCATCGCGGGCGGCTCCTGCCTGGCCCACGCCCTGCACCTGTCACCGGACGACGTCGGCTCGATGGCCTTCCCGTTCGCCCACATCGCCGGACCCGACTACACGGTGATGCTGCTGCTCTACGGGTTCCCGGCGGTCCTCTTCGAGAAGTTCGCGATGCCCGACGCCCTGGACGGCTACCGCCGCCACGGGGTCACGGTCGCCGGCGGCTCCACCGCCTTCTACTCGATGTTCCTCACCGAGCAGCGCAAGGACCCGTCCGACAAGCTCATCCCCAGCCTCCGCCTCCTCGCGGGCGGCGGCGCGCCGAAGCCCCCGGAGATCTACCACGCGGTCGTCCGCGAGCTGGGCTGCCAGCTCACCCACGGCTACGGCATGACCGAGGTCCCCATGATCACGATGGGCGCCCCCGACGACACCGCGGAGAACCTCGCCACCACCGAGGGCCGGCCGCCGCAGGGCATGTCGATCCGCATCACGACCCCGGAGGGGACGCTCCTGCCCCCGGACACCGACGGGGAGGTCCGCCTGCGCGGGGAGGCGGTCTGCCAGGGATACCTGGGGCGGGAGCAGAACACCGGCGTCTTCGACGCCGACGGGTACCTGGTCACCGGCGACCTCGGGCACCTCACGAAGGACGGCTACCTGGTCCTCACCGGCCGCAGCAAGGACGTCATCATCCGCAAGGGCGAGAACATCTCGGCGAAGGAGATCGAGGACCTGCTCCACCTGCTCCCCGGCGTGGCCGACGTCGCGGTC contains:
- a CDS encoding acyl-CoA dehydrogenase family protein, with product MDFQPTQDQRDLRAGVRDLLEGRYDREALRASVDGAATTGRAVDRVLWRELGEAGFFALRLPEDEGGVGLGLPEAVLVFEEAGRALLPGPLVATHLAAGLVAGAAEGEAVVTAFDLEGPLVAHLGEADAVLGADGEPVEVYSGEPVRSADPLTPLARVSVPGRPVAAGTYRDEGALLTAALQLGSALRTVELAVRYAKEREQFGQPIGAFQAVKHLCAQMLVRAEVARTAVYAAAVTADPAEVAGAKLLADEAAVRNARDCLQVHGGMGFTWEADVHLHLKRAWVRAEQWRTAAQGEEALAAELLAAAE
- a CDS encoding acyl-CoA dehydrogenase — encoded protein: MDLTYTEEEREFRARLRAWLAYVLPDLPPKPSPDDWPGRRAYDAGWQRRLYDAGYAGLHWPVDAGGRGATPTQHLIYLEETERAGAPYVGANFVGLLHAGPTIAAEGTAEQRARWLPPVLRGDEMWCQGFSEPDAGSDLASLRTRAVRDGDEYVITGSKIWTSHAEVSDWCELLVRTDPISAETPKHRGISWLAMPMDAPGVTIRPLRTLAGSTEFAEMFLDEVRVPVANRVGAENDGWRVTMVTLSFERGTAFVGEVVACRRTLGELARAAKANGRWDDPVLRRRLGRLYGEFGALWRLTQWNVSESERSGGVPGIGGSVFKLAYSHARQELYDTAAEVLGAQSLSLEEEWTLDRLSSLSYTIAAGTSQIQQNIVAERILGLPKGR
- a CDS encoding amidohydrolase family protein translates to MELPRIISVDDHVIEPAHLFDVWLPAKYRDRGPKALTAGIGELAYTGGKYVITMDPDGPPTDWWIYEDLKFPYKRNIAAVGFDRDEMTLEGITREEMRRGCWDPKARLLDMDLNHVEASLCFPTFPRFCGQTFAEAKDKEVALACVRAYNDWMVEEWCGDSGGRLIPLCIIPLWDIDLAVAEIRRNAARGVRAVTFSEIPTYLGLPSIHSGYWDPFFAVCQETGTVINMHIGSSSQMPAASPDAPPAVQAALSFNNAMASMMDFLFSGVLVKFPTLKLAYSEGQMGWIPYALERADDVWQEHRAWGGVKDLIPEPPSTYYYRQMFCCFFRDKHGIASLDVVGRDNATFETDYPHVDSTFPHTKEVALDHVKGLDEETVYKLMRGNAIRMLGLDFDKDRRTGR
- a CDS encoding class I adenylate-forming enzyme family protein produces the protein MTDSTAVELSRSRTLWDLITRRAAMTPDAPVLIEAAEGSSADAAADRRLTFGELRDRSEQVAAGLYDMGVRPGTVVAWQLPTRIETVLLSVALARIGAVQTPVIPFYRDREVGFALRESKAEFFAVPGVWRGFDHTAMAHRLGAHGVFEAYDSLPTGDPAVLPPPPAEGVSVRWIYWTSGTTSDPKGVLHTDRSLIAGGSCLAHALHLSPDDVGSMAFPFAHIAGPDYTVMLLLYGFPAVLFEKFAMPDALDGYRRHGVTVAGGSTAFYSMFLTEQRKDPSDKLIPSLRLLAGGGAPKPPEIYHAVVRELGCQLTHGYGMTEVPMITMGAPDDTAENLATTEGRPPQGMSIRITTPEGTLLPPDTDGEVRLRGEAVCQGYLGREQNTGVFDADGYLVTGDLGHLTKDGYLVLTGRSKDVIIRKGENISAKEIEDLLHLLPGVADVAVIGLPDPERGERVCAVVEQPAGAAPLTLAEVTSHLRTEGLSTHKLPEQLELVEALPRNDALRKVLKYKLRERFA